In Tenebrio molitor chromosome 6, icTenMoli1.1, whole genome shotgun sequence, one genomic interval encodes:
- the LOC138133243 gene encoding facilitated trehalose transporter Tret1-like → MLHVKFLHQYLATFSALLNVICIGCHEAWTSVYIPQLSHDNNVLKITRDESLWITLVFFLGTLIGCSISLAVTDKFGRKPTILMTAVPFFISFITLAYAKSIIVFYMIRIIAGVATGLTLVVLPLYICEIADPQIRGALGTFIYIFNLLGFLFMNVLGSYVSIKISSLIFSTIPMTLTLTFIWMPESPYFLAMKQNFIEARISLVKFNRQMNVENDFERLRDVVKAETENSGKFCEIFTKLSNRKALFIEFILLNGKQLTGDDLFDVYAQLIFAQFLQTVSPTLIVAVYYVIKLIMTVISSLLIDTVGRRPVLFFSFLFSGIILLLLGIYLYLKLHTTVHVSSLEYIPISLLILFAVFYSFIAPVPAIMVGELFPMNVKVFASLLCEIYFAILSMIVIYFFEMTYRYLGTDVSFFTFSFSCFFHFVLVYFFVLETKGKTLEEIQTTL, encoded by the exons ATGCTCCATGTGAAATTCTTGCACCAATATTTAGCAACATTTTCGG CACTCTTGAACGTGATATGTATTGGCTGTCACGAAGCTTGGACCTCCGTTTACATCCCGCAGCTATCCCATGACAACAAcgtattaaaaataacaagagACGAATCCCTGTGGATAACTTTAGTTTTTTTTCTTGGGACGTTAATAGGCTGTTCGATTTCCCTCGCTGTGACGGATAAATTCGGCCGAAAACCCACCATCTTAATGACTGCTGTTCCGTTCTTCATATCTTTCATCACCTTAGCTTACGCCAAATCCATAATAGTTTTCTACATGATCCGCATCATTGCTGGTGTGGCCACGGGTTTGACTCTAGTAGTATTGCCTTTATACATCTGCGAAATTGCCGACCCTCAAATCAGGGGTGCGTTAGGCACCTTCATCTACATTTTCAACCTGCTGGGATTCTTATTCATGAACGTGTTAGGTTCCTACGTCAGTATAAAGATAAGCTCGTTAATTTTTTCAACGATTCCAATGACGCTCACGTTGACCTTCATTTGGATGCCGGAGAGTCCGTACTTTTTAGcgatgaaacaaaattttatagaAGCGAGGATCTCGTTGGTCAAATTCAACAGGCAGATGAACGTCGAAAATGACTTCGAGAGGCTGCGAGATGTGGTAAAAGCGGAGACTGAAAATAGCGGTAAATTCTGTgagatttttacaaaattgtcCAACAGGAAGGCACTGTTTATCGAGTTTATCTTACTCAATGGTAAACAGTTAACCGGTGACGATTTATTTGATGTTTATGCACAATTAATTTTCGCACAGTTTCTGCAAACTGTCTCACCCACGCTTATAGTAGCCGTTTATTATGTAATCAAGTTGATTATGACTGTAATTAGCTCATTGTTAATTGATACAGTCGGTCGCAGACCCGtgcttttcttttcttttttattttctggaATCATTTTGTTACTTCTCGGAATTTATctgtatttaaaattacacACAACAGTTCATGTCAGCTCGCTAGAATATATTCCGATCTCCCTACTGATTTTATTTGCTGTTTTCTACAGTTTTATTGCACCTGTTCCGGCAATAATGGTTGGCGAGCTTTTTCCAATGAACGTCAAAGTGTTCGCCTCCTTATTGTGTGAAATCTATTTTGCTATTCTTTCCATGATAGTCATTTACTTTTTCGAAATGACTTATCGATATTTAGGCACAGATGTCTCATTCTTCACATTCTCATTTTCctgttttttccattttgtgCTAGTCTACTTTTTTGTCCTTGAAACTAAAGGAAAAACCTTGGAAGAAATTCAAACAACCTTGTGA